Proteins encoded within one genomic window of Hahella chejuensis KCTC 2396:
- the leuC gene encoding 3-isopropylmalate dehydratase large subunit, whose protein sequence is MAGKTLYDKLWDSHVVKQRDDGSALIYIDRQLLHEVTSPQAFEGLRLAGRKPWRVDANLATPDHNVPTTERSAGVQGIEDPISRIQVQTLDENCEEFGIVEFKMLDKRQGIVHVIGPEQGATLPGMTIVCGDSHTSTHGAFAALAHGIGTSEVEHVLATQCLVQKKMKNLLIKVNGQLARGVTAKDVILAIIGEIGTAGGTGYAMEFAGEAIESLSMEGRMTICNMAIEAGARAGLVAVDDKTIEYVKGRPYSPKGELWDKAVAAWRDLKSDSDAVFDKVVELNGADIEPQVTWGTSPEMVAGVSGSVPDPEKAEDATAKEGISRALKYMGLQAGAAITDIKLDRVFIGSCTNSRIEDLREAAAVVKGRKVAANVKQALVVPGSGLVKEQAEQEGLDKIFIEAGLEWREPGCSMCLAMNADKLGQGEHCASTSNRNFEGRQGFGGRTHLVSPAMAAAAAVFGHFVDVRELI, encoded by the coding sequence ATGGCGGGCAAAACCCTCTACGACAAATTATGGGATTCCCATGTAGTGAAACAGCGCGACGACGGCAGCGCGCTTATCTATATCGATCGTCAATTACTGCACGAAGTTACCTCGCCCCAGGCGTTTGAAGGTCTGCGTCTGGCGGGCAGAAAGCCCTGGCGCGTGGACGCCAATCTGGCGACGCCGGATCACAACGTTCCCACCACAGAGCGCAGCGCTGGCGTGCAGGGCATTGAAGATCCCATTTCGCGCATCCAGGTGCAGACGCTGGACGAAAACTGCGAAGAATTCGGCATCGTAGAATTCAAGATGCTGGACAAGCGCCAGGGCATCGTACACGTCATTGGACCGGAGCAGGGCGCGACTTTACCGGGTATGACTATCGTCTGCGGCGACTCTCACACCTCGACGCACGGCGCTTTCGCCGCTTTGGCCCATGGCATCGGCACCTCGGAAGTCGAGCATGTGCTGGCCACGCAGTGTCTGGTGCAAAAGAAAATGAAAAACCTGCTGATCAAAGTGAATGGTCAATTGGCGCGCGGCGTCACCGCAAAAGACGTGATCTTGGCGATCATCGGTGAGATCGGCACCGCTGGCGGCACCGGCTACGCCATGGAATTCGCGGGCGAGGCGATCGAAAGTCTGTCGATGGAAGGGCGCATGACCATCTGCAACATGGCTATTGAAGCCGGCGCGCGCGCCGGACTGGTGGCGGTGGATGATAAGACCATCGAGTACGTGAAGGGACGTCCTTATAGTCCCAAAGGAGAGTTGTGGGACAAGGCTGTTGCAGCATGGCGCGACTTGAAAAGCGACTCCGACGCCGTATTCGATAAAGTCGTTGAGTTGAACGGCGCGGACATTGAGCCGCAAGTAACCTGGGGCACCTCGCCGGAAATGGTCGCTGGCGTCAGCGGCAGTGTGCCCGATCCGGAAAAAGCAGAAGACGCCACCGCCAAAGAAGGCATCAGCCGCGCCTTGAAATATATGGGCCTGCAAGCTGGCGCTGCGATTACCGACATCAAACTGGATCGCGTCTTCATCGGCTCCTGCACTAACTCGCGAATTGAAGACCTGCGCGAAGCTGCGGCGGTCGTCAAGGGGCGCAAAGTCGCCGCCAATGTCAAACAGGCGTTGGTGGTGCCGGGCTCCGGACTGGTGAAAGAGCAGGCGGAGCAGGAAGGCCTGGACAAGATCTTTATCGAAGCGGGACTGGAATGGCGCGAACCCGGATGCTCCATGTGTCTGGCCATGAATGCGGATAAGTTAGGGCAGGGCGAGCATTGCGCATCCACTTCCAACCGCAATTTTGAGGGCCGTCAGGGCTTTGGCGGCCGCACTCATCTGGTCAGTCCCGCGATGGCGGCTGCGGCGGCGGTGTTTGGTCATTTTGTTGATGTCAGAGAGTTGATTTAA
- the leuD gene encoding 3-isopropylmalate dehydratase small subunit: MKKFTQVTGVVAPIDRANVDTDMIIPKQFLKSIKRSGFGPNLFDELRYLDEGQPDADCSKRPINPDFVLNQPRYQGASIMLARRNFGCGSSREHAPWALDDYGFRAVIAPSFADIFFNNCFKNGLLPIVLEEKEVDKLFEETLATEGYQLTVDLERKKVVKPDGTELSFEVDEFRQHCLLKGLDEIGVTLEDRDAIGAYEERRKAEAPWMFLGVQ; this comes from the coding sequence ATGAAGAAATTTACTCAAGTAACCGGTGTGGTGGCGCCCATTGATCGCGCCAACGTTGATACCGATATGATCATTCCGAAACAGTTTTTGAAATCCATCAAGCGCTCCGGCTTCGGTCCGAATCTGTTTGACGAATTGCGTTATCTGGACGAAGGCCAGCCTGACGCAGACTGCAGCAAACGCCCTATTAACCCGGACTTTGTGCTGAATCAACCTCGTTACCAGGGCGCGAGCATTATGTTGGCGCGACGTAACTTCGGCTGCGGCTCCAGTCGCGAGCATGCCCCCTGGGCGCTGGACGACTACGGTTTTCGCGCCGTGATTGCCCCGAGCTTTGCGGATATTTTCTTCAATAACTGTTTTAAAAATGGCTTGTTGCCTATTGTTTTAGAAGAAAAAGAAGTGGATAAGCTTTTCGAGGAAACTCTCGCGACGGAAGGCTATCAGTTGACGGTGGACCTGGAGCGCAAGAAAGTCGTTAAACCTGACGGAACGGAGCTGTCATTTGAGGTAGACGAGTTCAGGCAGCACTGTTTATTGAAAGGGTTGGACGAAATCGGCGTCACGCTGGAAGACCGTGACGCTATCGGCGCCTACGAAGAGCGTCGCAAGGCGGAAGCCCCCTGGATGTTCCTGGGTGTGCAATAG
- the leuB gene encoding 3-isopropylmalate dehydrogenase gives MAKQVLILPGDGIGPEIVAQARNVLDVVNNKFSLGLTFTEGLVGGAAIDTTGVPFPEETLATAEAADAILLGAVGGPKWDKLDMAIRPEKGLLGLRSGLELFANLRPAILYPQLAEASSLRPEVVAGLDILIVRELTGGIYFGKPRGVRTLENGEREGFNTYVYSESEIRRIGRVAFEAAQKRNKRLCSVDKANVLEVTVLWREVMDELAKEYPDVELSHMYVDNAAMQLVRAPKQFDVIVTGNMFGDILSDEAAMLTGSIGMLPSASLNAAGKGMYEPCHGSAPDIAGQNMANPLATILSAAMMLRYSLAAEDAAAAIEQAVSDVLDQGLRTRDIAGSSGESVSTQAMGEAVARVLADR, from the coding sequence ATGGCGAAACAAGTACTGATTTTACCTGGCGACGGTATTGGGCCGGAGATTGTGGCGCAGGCGCGCAATGTATTGGATGTGGTGAACAACAAGTTTTCCCTGGGACTGACCTTCACTGAAGGTCTGGTGGGCGGCGCGGCCATTGACACCACCGGCGTCCCCTTCCCTGAAGAGACGCTGGCCACCGCCGAAGCGGCGGATGCGATTCTGCTGGGCGCGGTGGGCGGTCCCAAATGGGACAAGCTGGACATGGCGATTCGTCCCGAGAAAGGGTTGCTCGGTCTGCGCAGTGGATTGGAGCTGTTCGCCAACCTGCGTCCGGCTATTCTGTATCCGCAGTTGGCGGAAGCGTCCTCCCTGCGTCCGGAAGTGGTCGCGGGCCTTGATATTCTGATCGTGCGCGAGCTGACCGGCGGCATCTATTTCGGTAAGCCACGCGGCGTTCGCACGCTGGAAAATGGCGAACGCGAAGGCTTCAACACATATGTTTACAGCGAAAGCGAAATTCGCCGCATCGGCCGCGTGGCGTTTGAGGCGGCGCAGAAGCGCAATAAGCGTCTGTGCTCCGTGGATAAAGCCAACGTACTGGAAGTCACTGTGCTTTGGCGCGAAGTGATGGACGAGCTGGCGAAGGAATACCCAGACGTCGAATTGAGCCATATGTACGTGGATAACGCCGCCATGCAGCTGGTGCGCGCGCCCAAGCAGTTTGACGTAATCGTCACCGGCAATATGTTTGGAGACATTCTGTCTGACGAAGCCGCCATGCTGACCGGCTCCATCGGCATGCTGCCATCCGCGTCGCTTAATGCGGCGGGCAAGGGCATGTACGAGCCCTGTCACGGCTCGGCTCCGGATATCGCCGGACAGAACATGGCCAACCCCCTGGCGACTATTCTTTCAGCAGCTATGATGCTACGCTATTCTCTCGCTGCGGAAGACGCGGCGGCGGCGATTGAGCAAGCGGTCAGCGACGTGCTGGACCAGGGATTAAGAACCCGCGACATTGCCGGCTCCAGCGGAGAGTCCGTTTCAACTCAGGCAATGGGCGAAGCCGTGGCGAGGGTCCTGGCGGATCGCTGA
- a CDS encoding LysR family transcriptional regulator: MDLLDLKTFMAIADTGSFSQAAELLHVTQPAVSKRLANLEQHFATPLIERLPRKAVLTDAGKLLRQRAATILREVDNTQAEILNLQSSVTGVLHLATSHHIGLHRLPKEIRRFSRAHPEAEFDLQFLASEDAEQALLAGSVQLALVTLPEQVKAPFTAHEFWLDRLVFVAEPGHPLTHRSDLQLSDLAEYRALLPAPHTVTFQLISSLFAGQSLPLATSMPTNYLETIKMMVSVGLGWGVLPDSMLDDSVAELGLETNLTRKLGVIYDSRRTLSRVAEAFLQQLQGEAPIQAS; encoded by the coding sequence ATGGATTTACTTGATCTGAAAACCTTCATGGCTATCGCAGATACGGGCTCATTCTCGCAGGCCGCAGAACTGCTGCATGTCACCCAGCCGGCGGTTTCAAAGCGTCTGGCCAATCTGGAACAGCATTTCGCCACGCCGTTGATTGAACGTCTGCCGCGCAAAGCGGTGCTGACCGACGCCGGTAAACTGCTACGCCAACGCGCCGCGACGATACTGCGCGAAGTCGACAACACGCAGGCGGAAATCCTCAACTTACAAAGCAGCGTCACTGGCGTGCTGCATCTGGCCACCAGCCATCACATCGGTCTGCACAGACTGCCAAAAGAAATCAGGCGCTTTTCCCGCGCCCATCCTGAGGCTGAATTCGATTTGCAGTTTTTGGCGTCAGAGGATGCAGAACAGGCTTTGCTGGCGGGATCGGTGCAACTGGCCCTGGTCACACTTCCAGAGCAGGTAAAAGCGCCCTTCACCGCCCATGAGTTTTGGCTGGACCGTTTGGTCTTCGTGGCGGAACCGGGGCACCCTTTAACTCACCGCTCTGACTTGCAACTGTCCGATCTGGCGGAATATCGCGCGTTGCTGCCGGCGCCGCATACCGTAACCTTTCAGTTGATTTCATCGCTGTTCGCCGGACAGTCTTTACCGCTGGCTACTTCCATGCCTACTAATTATCTGGAGACGATCAAGATGATGGTGTCGGTGGGTCTGGGTTGGGGCGTACTGCCGGACTCCATGCTTGACGACAGCGTCGCCGAGCTGGGGCTGGAGACGAATCTCACCCGCAAACTCGGCGTCATTTATGACTCCCGACGCACCCTGAGCAGAGTGGCGGAAGCCTTTCTTCAGCAGCTTCAGGGAGAAGCGCCGATACAGGCGAGTTAA
- the asd gene encoding aspartate-semialdehyde dehydrogenase: MKKVGLVGWRGMVGSVLMQRMQEENDFAHIDPIFFTTSQVGQAAPDFGKPAPALKDATSIQDLSEMDIIISCQGGDYTNDVYPQLRAAGWNGYWIDAASALRMKDDAVIVLDPVNRKVIDRAIDQGRKDFIGGNCTVSLMLLALGGLFEQDLVEWVSPMTYQAASGAGAQNMRELIKQMGSVYDSVSAELADPASSILEIDRLVAERMRGGEFPVDQFGVPLAGSLIPWIDKPMPSGQSKEEWKAQAEANKILGREGAPIPIDGLCVRIGAMRCHSQAMTIKLRKDVPLPEIEQMLATSNDWAKVIPNDRDISMRELTPARVNGGLDIPVGRLRKLSMGPDYLGAFTVGDQLLWGAAEPLRRTLAILLGNI; encoded by the coding sequence ATGAAGAAAGTGGGTCTGGTAGGATGGCGGGGCATGGTAGGCTCCGTTTTGATGCAGCGCATGCAAGAAGAGAACGATTTCGCGCACATCGATCCGATATTCTTCACCACATCCCAGGTTGGTCAGGCGGCGCCTGACTTTGGCAAACCCGCGCCAGCGTTAAAAGACGCTACCTCCATTCAAGACCTGAGTGAAATGGACATTATTATTTCCTGCCAGGGCGGGGATTACACCAATGACGTGTATCCGCAATTGCGCGCCGCCGGCTGGAACGGATATTGGATCGACGCCGCCTCCGCTTTACGTATGAAAGACGATGCGGTCATCGTACTGGACCCGGTTAACCGTAAAGTTATCGATCGCGCGATCGATCAGGGACGCAAAGATTTCATTGGCGGCAACTGCACTGTCAGCTTGATGTTGCTGGCCCTGGGCGGTTTGTTTGAACAGGATCTGGTGGAGTGGGTCAGCCCGATGACCTATCAGGCGGCCTCCGGCGCAGGCGCGCAGAACATGCGCGAACTGATCAAACAGATGGGTTCCGTTTACGATAGCGTTTCTGCCGAACTGGCTGATCCCGCCAGCTCCATTCTGGAAATCGATCGTCTGGTGGCGGAGAGAATGCGTGGCGGCGAATTCCCTGTGGATCAGTTCGGCGTACCGTTGGCCGGCAGCCTGATTCCCTGGATCGACAAGCCGATGCCTTCCGGTCAGAGCAAAGAAGAGTGGAAGGCGCAGGCGGAAGCCAACAAAATTCTGGGCAGAGAAGGGGCGCCGATTCCTATCGATGGCCTCTGCGTACGTATCGGCGCCATGCGCTGCCACAGCCAGGCGATGACGATCAAGCTGCGTAAGGATGTTCCTCTGCCGGAAATCGAACAGATGCTGGCCACGTCCAACGATTGGGCGAAGGTTATTCCTAACGACCGTGACATCTCCATGCGTGAGCTGACCCCGGCGCGGGTCAACGGCGGCCTGGATATTCCGGTGGGTCGCCTCCGTAAGCTGAGTATGGGGCCGGATTACCTGGGCGCCTTCACTGTCGGCGATCAGTTATTGTGGGGCGCAGCCGAGCCGTTACGTCGCACGCTGGCGATTTTGCTGGGTAATATCTGA